One Capricornis sumatraensis isolate serow.1 chromosome 8, serow.2, whole genome shotgun sequence genomic region harbors:
- the MRGPRF gene encoding mas-related G-protein coupled receptor member F yields the protein MAGNCSWEAHPTNWNKVCPGVSEAPELYSRGFLTIEQITMLPPPAVMNYIFLLLCLCGLVGNGLVLWFFGFSIKRSPFSVYFLHLASADVGYLFSKAVFSILNTGGFLGPFADYIRAVSRIVGLCMVLTSVSLLPAISSERCLSVIFPTWYWRRRPKRLSAVVCSLLWALSLLVTCVHNYFCVFLGRQASGAGCRHMDTFLGILLFLVFCPLMVLPCLALILHVECRARRRQRSAKLNHVILAVVSVFLVSSIYLGIDWFLFWVFRIPAPFPEYVTDLCLCINSCAKPVVYFLAGRDKSQRLWEPLRVVFQRALRDGAEPGEAGGGTPNTVTLEMQCPSGNAS from the exons ATGGCTGGAAACTGCTCCTGGGAGGCCCACCCCACCAACTGGAACAAG GTGTGTCCCGGCGTGAGCGAGGCCCCCGAGCTCTACAGCCGGGGCTTCCTGACCATCGAGCAGATCACCATGCTGCCGCCGCCGGCCGTCATGAACtacatcttcctcctcctctgtctgtgcGGCCTGGTGGGCAACGGGCTGGTCCTCTGGTTTTTCGGCTTCTCCATCAAGAGGAGCCCCTTCTCCGTCTACTTCCTGCACCTGGCCAGCGCAGACGTCGGCTACCTCTTTAGTAAGGCCGTGTTCTCCATTCTGAACACGGGGGGCTTCCTGGGCCCCTTTGCCGACTACATCCGCGCCGTGTCCCGGATCGTGGGGCTCTGCATGGTCCTCACCAGCGTCAGCCTCCTGCCAGCCATCAGCTCGGAGCGCTGCCTGTCGGTCATCTTTCCCACCTGGTATTGGCGCCGTCGGCCCAAGCGCCTGTCGGCCGTGGTGTGCTCGCTGCTCTGGGCCCTGTCGCTGCTGGTCACCTGCGTCCACAACTACTTCTGCGTGTTCCTGGGCCGCCAGGCGTCCGGGGCGGGCTGCAGGCACATGGACACCTTCCTGGGCATCCTGCTCTTCCTGGTCTTCTGCCCGCTCATGGTGCTGCCCTGCCTGGCACTCATCCTGCACGTGGAGTGCCGGGCCCGGCGGCGCCAGCGCTCGGCCAAGCTCAACCACGTCATCCTGGCCGTGGTCTCGGTGTTCCTCGTGTCCTCCATCTACCTGGGCATCGACTGGTTCCTCTTCTGGGTCTTCCGGATCCCGGCGCCCTTCCCCGAGTACGTCACTGACCTGTGCCTGTGCATCAACAGCTGTGCCAAGCCCGTGGTCTACTTCCTGGCTGGCAGGGACAAGTCGCAGCGCCTGTGGGAGCCTCTCAGGGTGGTCTTCCAGCGGGCC